Within Massilia endophytica, the genomic segment GGCGCGGTCGATGAGCGGGAGCAGGCGCGCGTCCTTGTCCTGCGCGGCGGCGTGCGCGAAGCGGAAAAGCTGCTGGCTCTGGGCCGCTATCGCGGAAGATTCGGGGTCGATGGCAAGCAAGGCCTGCGTGGACAGGGCCTTGTCCGAAGGCTCGCCCTGGGCGCGGAGGAAGTAGCCCACGTCCAGCAGCATCAGCTGATTGGGCTTTGCCTTGCGCAGCTCGGCGGCGAGCTGGCTGCGCAACACGGGGAGAGCCGACGCCTTGTTGTCGCCGAAGTAGCGCCAGATATTGTCCAGCTGGCGGCGCTGCTCGGCGGCGGCCTTCTCGTCCGGCGCAGCCTGCATGGCGCGCATCTCGTTCAGGCGCGCGGCGGTATCCTGCTCGGCGGCCAGCGCGGCGGACATCGCCAGCGCAAGCACGGAAGCGCGGAGCGCCGTTTGTACTGCTTTCATTTCTTTTCCTTGCTCAAGCCTGCATGCGCGCGCGCAGCGCTTCCACGTCCGCGCGCCATGCCTCGTAATGCTCGCTATCCTGCCACAGCTCGCGCAGTTCGGAGCGCCCGGATAGCACCAGCTCCAGCACGCGCAGCGCCTTCTCGTGCAGGTCCGTGCGCAGCTTGAACTTGGGCTGCACGGCGGCCACCCATTCGTCCACCGCTTCAGAGTCCTCGTCCTGCAAGCCCGCCCTGCCCTCCAGCCGCGCCAGCGTTTCGACGGCGGCGAGGGCTTCCGCGCCGAAGGGCGCCTCCAGCTGGCCTGCCTCGCCCGCGCTCAGCGCGTTGTCCAGCGTGTCGGCGATGAAGTAGAGATCGTGCGACTCCTGCAGGTCCTCCGCCCAGTCCTGGGCGAAGTCGTTGCCGAAGACGGCGGTGGACCATGTACCCATGCCTCAGACTCCCGGACGCACGACGCTGCCGCTGGTCTTCTGCGTCTTCACCACCTGCATTGCCGTGGCAATGAGGCCGCTCATGTCGCCCAGGTTGGCAGGCACGATGAGCGAGTTGCTGGTCTTGGCCAGCTGGCCGAAGGCGTCCACGTACTGCTGGGCGACCTTCAGGTTCACGGCTTCCTCGCCTCCCGGCTCGCGGATGGAGGCGCCCACCTGGCGCAGCGCGGTGGCGGTTGCATCGGCGATGGCGACGATGGCGGCCGCCTCGCCCTGGGCGCGGTTGATGGCGGCC encodes:
- a CDS encoding DUF4259 domain-containing protein, which produces MGTWSTAVFGNDFAQDWAEDLQESHDLYFIADTLDNALSAGEAGQLEAPFGAEALAAVETLARLEGRAGLQDEDSEAVDEWVAAVQPKFKLRTDLHEKALRVLELVLSGRSELRELWQDSEHYEAWRADVEALRARMQA